From a region of the Syngnathoides biaculeatus isolate LvHL_M chromosome 2, ASM1980259v1, whole genome shotgun sequence genome:
- the LOC133494520 gene encoding galactose-specific lectin nattectin-like, producing the protein MGQMAGLHLLLALCGIIALPQANCFICTNYVAVNDCPKGWTQLDKYCYIYQHDPRTFSDAESVCNVLGGNLVSITSLKEHALVVELIREGAGDVVDTWIGFHDAIEEDDFVWTDGEIVNFRNFGVGQPDNVNDLEDCVEIEGDDSLWDDDECSDANPFVCSRDVGKKKCH; encoded by the exons ATGGGACAGATGGCTGGTCTTCACCTGTTGCTCGCCCTTTGCGGGATCATCGCACTGCCCCAAGCG AATTGTTTCATTTGCACCAATTATGTTGCAGTCAATGACTGCCCAAAAGGCTGGACTCAGCTGGACAAGTACTGCTACATCTACCAACACGATCCCAGGACCTTCTCAGATGCAGAA AGCGTCTGCAACGTTCTCGGCGGGAATCTGGTTTCGATCACCAGTCTCAAGGAACATGCACTCGTTGTGGAGCTGATCCGGGAGGGGGCCGGCGATGTTGTTGACACCTGGATTGGATTCCACGATGCCATTGAG GAAGACGACTTCGTATGGACCGATGGCGAAATTGTTAATTTTAGAAACTTTGGGGTTGGCCAGCCTGACAACGTCAATGACCTCGAAGACTGTGTCGAAATTGAGGGAGACG ACTCCTTGTGGGATGATGATGAATGCAGTGATGCCAACCCTTTTGTTTGCAGCAGAGACGTGGGCAAGAAAAAGTGCCATTGA
- the LOC133494527 gene encoding galactose-specific lectin nattectin-like, translated as MIKSHSVVAQMAHLHLLLALCGTIALAQARSSSKKDGNCPKGWTQLDEYCYVFQHDPRTFSDAESVCNILGGNLVSINSRKENAIIVELIREGAGAVVDTWIGFHDAIEEDDFVWTDGEVVNFRNFGANQPDNADGVEDCVEIEEDDSLWDDDECSETNPFVCIRAVDKKDCH; from the exons ATGATAAAGAGTCATTCTGTTGTGGCGCAGATGGCTCATCTTCACTTGTTGTTGGCCCTTTGTGGGACCATCGCACTTGCCCAAGCG AGATCCAGCAGCAAAAAAG ACGGTAACTGTCCTAAAGGCTGGACTCAGTTGGACGAGTACTGTTACGTCTTCCAACATGATCCCAGGACCTTTTCAGATGCAGAG AGCGTCTGCAATATTCTTGGCGGAAATCTGGTATCGATCAACAGTCGCAAGGAAAACGCAATCATTGTGGAGCTGATTCGGGAGGGGGCCGGTGCTGTCGTCGACACCTGGATTGGATTCCACGATGCCATTGAG GAAGATGACTTCGTATGGACCGATGGTGAAGTTGTTAATTTCAGAAACTTTGGTGCCAACCAGCCTGACAACGCAGATGGAGTCGAAGACTGTGTTGAGATTGAGGAAGACG ACTCCTTGTGGGATGATGATGAATGCAGCGAAACCAACCCATTTGTTTGCATCAGAGCTGTGGACAAAAAAGATTGCCACTGA
- the LOC133504569 gene encoding galactose-specific lectin nattectin-like, with translation MDRLHLLFVFCGVFALAQAGSRKSSKSFNDCPKGWTQLDNYCYIYQNDARTFSDAESVCNVLGGNLVSITSLKEHALVVELIRHEAGAVVDTWIGAHDAVEEGEFFWTDGEVFKFTNFGPNQPDNNGGVEDCFEIEGDDSLWDDDECSEENPFVCSRAVEKKDCH, from the exons ATGGATCGTCTTCACCTGTTGTTCGTCTTTTGCGGGGTCTTCGCACTGGCCCAAGCA GGATCGAGAAAGTCATCAAAATCAT TCAATGACTGCCCTAAAGGCTGGACTCAGCTGGACAATTACTGCTACATCTACCAAAATGATGCCAGGACCTTTTCAGATGCCGAG AGCGTCTGCAACGTTCTCGGCGGGAATCTGGTCTCGATCACCAGTCTCAAGGAACATGCGCTCGTAGTGGAGCTGATTCGGCATGAGGCCGGTGCTGTCGTTGACACCTGGATTGGAGCTCACGATGCCGTTGAG GAAGGCGAATTCTTCTGGACAGATGGTGAAGTTTTTAAGTTCACTAACTTTGGTCCTAACCAGCCTGACAATAACGGTGGAGTCGAAGACTGTTTTGAGATTGAGGGAGACG ACTCCCTATGGGATGATGATGAATGCAGCGAAGAGAACCCTTTTGTTTGCAGCAGAGCTGTGGAGAAAAAAGATTGCCATTGA
- the LOC133504572 gene encoding alpha-N-acetylgalactosamine-specific lectin-like yields the protein MASSLRSLVLLCGICGLLAGVSCQTIKGFCPKGYTRLNDRCLIFEHEPRTFADAERVCNILGGNLVSIPNGVENAVIIELIRDGSGDDFKNTWNGYHDTLLEGNFVWSDGTAEDFTDFAPTQPDDTGNEDCVEIRADDEQWNDVDCTNENSFVCAIDVLKKH from the exons ATGGCTTCTTCTCTGCGCTCGTTGGTCCTCCTCTGCGGGATCTGTGGACTGTTGGCTGGAGTT TCGTGTCAAACCATAAAAG GTTTCTGTCCCAAAGGCTATACACGTTTGAATGATCGTTGCCTCATCTTCGAACATGAACCGAGAACCTTTGCTGATGCGGAG CGTGTCTGCAACATTCTGGGTGGGAATCTGGTTTCCATCCCCAACGGTGTGGAAAATGCAGTCATTATCGAACTGATACGGGATGGATCAGGAGATGACTTCAAAAACACTTGGAATGGATATCATGATACACTCTTG GAGGGTAACTTCGTCTGGAGTGATGGCACGGCTGAAGATTTCACTGACTTTGCGCCCACACAGCCAGACGACACGGGAAATGAGGATTGTGTGGAGATTCGGGCCGATG ATGAACAGTGGAATGATGTCGACTGCACAAATGAGAATTCATTTGTTTGTGCCATAGATGTGCTGAAGAAACACTAA